One window of Elaeis guineensis isolate ETL-2024a chromosome 11, EG11, whole genome shotgun sequence genomic DNA carries:
- the LOC105054107 gene encoding pentatricopeptide repeat-containing protein At1g20230-like encodes MAATAAPATASPLIHHQRSSPIHASIGQHKPNTLSSKHHLTIESSSTLPNLPNKNPIPQRSSRTSPHLHGTFQALLWEDFSPDSADYALAVDSCFCPRLGLQIHAHALKRGFCGCREFLETRLLILYGRCNGVEPALQLFEKMPLRSIHSWAGILTVYVDHGLFEEAFFLFKELLVEGVELDFFVFPVVLKSSAGLSALDLGKGLHGFVLKKGFVLNVYVGNALIDMYGKCGAMDDAVKILKGMPERDCVSWNSVIAGCASNGMVTETLEFLQSMWSLGNLKPNLVSWSGAIGGFAQNGYDEDALELLSQMIESGVKPNAQTLASVLPSCGRLEALDVGKEIHGYLMRHELMGNAFVVNGLIDVYRRCGDMSSALELFLRYSVRNLVSYNTMIVGYCENNELRKAKELFDRMEIDGVKRDAISWNSMISGLVDNESFEEALNMFRHMHMEEGVEADSFNLGSILAACAALHAFGQGKAIHAYALKRGFHSNAFVASALVDLYCRCQDLVAAELVFFDIGKRNTVTWNVLISGYARANQVSHSQELLLMMKEDGFEPNVYTWNGLIAGCMENGHNELALQLFLEMQTTKLMPDTYTIGMILPICSRLVSIERGKQVHAHSIRYDHEADVHIGAALVDMYAKCGNIRLASIAFNRISQHNLVSYNTMLAGYAMHGLVKEGLALFNKLLEGKIGPDEITFLSVLCLCGHGGTVEEGRMYFHLMTSYDIKPNMRHYTCMVDLFSRAGQLREAYELIKSMPMEPDAVLWGALLGGCVINCNVELGEIAANRLIEMEEGNVGNYVLLANLYASAGRQDGLVRTRQIIKEKGMHKNPGCSWIEVRDQVHVFLAGDRSHKQTDEIYATAERLNWHMRKYGNGLIAHQSDLLQELA; translated from the coding sequence ATGGCCGCCACAGCAGCCCCCGCTACTGCGTCGCCTCTTATTCACCATCAGCGATCCTCTCCAATTCACGCATCAATTGGACAGCACAAGCCGAACACACTGTCGTCTAAACACCACCTCACCATAGAATCCTCCTCCACACTACCAAATCTCCCCAACAAAAATCCCATCCCCCAGCGCTCAAGCAGAACATCTCCCCACCTTCACGGCACCTTTCAAGCACTTCTTTGGGAGGACTTCTCCCCAGACTCGGCTGATTACGCCCTTGCCGTTGATTCCTGCTTCTGCCCCCGGCTGGGCCTGCAGATCCACGCCCATGCCCTCAAGCGAGGCTTCTGTGGCTGCCGTGAGTTCCTTGAGACAAGGTTGCTTATCTTGTACGGCCGCTGCAATGGGGTGGAACCTGCTCTCCAACTGTTTGAGAAAATGCCTCTAAGAAGCATACACTCATGGGCTGGCATCCTGACTGTTTATGTGGATCATGGGCTCTTTGAGGAAGCCTTTTTTCTATTTAAGGAATTGCTGGTTGAGGGAGTTGAGTTGGATTTCTTCGTGTTTCCCGTGGTCTTGAAATCGAGTGCCGGGCTGAGTGCACTGGACTTGGGCAAGGGTCTGCATGGTTTTGTCTTGAAGAAAGGATTCGTTTTGAATGTATACGTGGGCAATGCTCTTATTGACATGTATGGCAAGTGTGGTGCTATGGATGATGCGGTGAAGATTCTGAAGGGAATGCCTGAAAGGGATTGTGTTTCGTGGAACTCTGTGATTGCTGGTTGTGCTTCCAATGGAATGGTAACTGAGACGTTGGAATTTCTGCAGAGCATGTGGTCGTTGGGTAATCTTAAGCCTAATCTTGTTTCATGGAGCGGGGCGATTGGAGGCTTTGCTCAGAATGGCTATGACGAAGATGCTCTTGAGCTGCTTTCTCAAATGATAGAGTCTGGTGTTAAGCCAAATGCGCAGACTTTGGCTAGTGTCTTGCCCTCTTGTGGAAGATTGGAAGCACTTGATGTTGGCAAGGAAATTCATGGTTATTTAATGAGGCATGAGCTCATGGGTAATGCTTTTGTTGTTAATGGATTGATTGATGTTTACAGAAGGTGTGGCGATATGTCCAGTGCATTAGAGCTCTTCTTGAGGTACTCAGTAAGAAATTTGGTCTCTTATAATACAATGATAGTAGGGTACTGTGAGAACAATGAGTTAAGGAAGGCCAAGGAGCTGTTTGATCGCATGGAGATTGATGGAGTAAAGAGGGATGCAATCTCATGGAACTCAATGATTTCGGGTTTAGTTGATAATGAGAGCTTCGAGGAAGCTCTTAATATGTTTAGACACATGCATATGGAGGAAGGGGTTGAAGCCGACTCCTTTAACTTAGGGAGTATTCTCGCAGCTTGTGCAGCCTTGCATGCATTTGGACAGGGTAAGGCGATACATGCATATGCACTGAAAAGAGGTTTTCATTCCAATGCCTTTGTGGCTAGTGCATTGGTTGATTTGTACTGCCGATGCCAAGATCTTGTGGCTGCAGAGTTGGTTTTCTTTGACATAGGCAAAAGGAATACAGTGACATGGAATGTGTTGATCTCTGGTTATGCTCGGGCTAATCAAGTAAGCCATTCCCAGGAGCTGCTCCTAATGATGAAAGAGGATGGCTTTGAACCTAATGTCTACACTTGGAATGGGCTGATTGCAGGTTGCATGGAGAATGGACACAATGAATTGGCTCTGCAGTTGTTTCTTGAAATGCAAACCACAAAGCTGATGCCTGATACTTATACTATTGGGATGATCTTGCCTATTTGCTCAAGATTAGTTTCCATTGAGCGAGGGAAGCAGGTCCATGCACACTCAATTAGATATGACCATGAGGCTGATGTCCATATCGGAGCAGCCCTTGTGGACATGTATGCCAAATGTGGGAATATAAGGCTTGCAAGCATTGCATTTAATAGAATATCACAACACAATTTGGTATCTTACAATACTATGCTTGCGGGGTATGCGATGCATGGGCTTGTAAAGGAAGGCCTTGCACTCTTCAACAAATTGCTGGAGGGCAAGATCGGGCCAGATGAGATCACCTTCCTGTCTGTTCTATGTTTATGTGGTCATGGGGGAACTGTTGAGGAAGGCCGAATGTACTTCCATCTGATGACAAGCTATGATATAAAGCCTAATATGAGACACTACACATGTATGGTTGATCTTTTTAGTCGTGCCGGGCAGCTTAGGGAAGCATATGAGCTAATTAAAAGTATGCCCATGGAGCCTGATGCTGTGTTGTGGGGTGCACTGCTTGGTGGTTGTGTCATTAACTGCAATGTAGAGTTGGGAGAGATTGCTGCAAACAGACTTATTGAAATGGAAGAAGGTAATGTTGGTAATTATGTTCTTTTGGCAAACTTGTACGCCTCTGCAGGGAGACAAGATGGTTTAGTTAGAACAAGACAGATAATTAAGGAGAAGGGGATGCATAAAAACCCTGGTTGTAGTTGGATTGAGGTCAGAGATCAAGTTCATGTGTTTCTCGCAGGTGATAGATCTCACAAACAAACAGATGAAATCTATGCTACTGCAGAAAGGTTGAACTGGCATATGAGAAAATATGGAAATGGTTTGATAGCTCATCAGTCTGACTTATTGCAAGAATTAGCATGA